In a single window of the Procambarus clarkii isolate CNS0578487 chromosome 51, FALCON_Pclarkii_2.0, whole genome shotgun sequence genome:
- the LOC123774588 gene encoding protein YIPF6 — translation MADVDNTKLEIPDFVDPGGYGDVSGEMAVPGTVGKTQAEEYNTLDEPVRETIMRDLRAVGTKFYHVLYPKEKKALLKEWDLWGPLILCTFIAMMVQGSEDSNKHDGGPEFAQVFVIVWAGAAVVTMNTKLLGGTISFFQSVCVLGYCLMPSCLSLILCRLILIATQNKVLFALRFIVTCIGFVWATFAAMIFLGDSQPSTRKALAVYPIFLFYFVISWLIISHSNV, via the exons ATGGCTGACGTAGATAACACCAAGCTGGAG ATTCCAGATTTTGTAGACCCAGGAGGTTATGGAGATGTATCTGGAGAGATGGCCGTTCCTGGAACTGTGGGCAAGACTCAGGCAGAGGAGTATAACACACTTGATGAACCAGTTAGGGAAACTATT ATGCGTGACTTAAGAGCAGTGGGCACAAAATTCTACCATGTTTTATACCCCAAGGAGAAAAAGGCACTCCTGAAGGAAT gGGATCTGTGGGGGCCACTTATCTTGTGCACATTTATTGCCAT GATGGTTCAGGGATCTGAAGATTCAAATAAACATGACGGTGGACCGGAGTTTGCACAGGTGTTTGTCATTGTTTGGGCGGGAGCTGCGGTTGTGACCATGAATACTAAATTACTCGGTGGTACCAT ATCGTTTTTCCAGTCGGTATGTGTCCTGGGTTATTGCCTGATGCCCTCTTGTCTCTCCCTCATCTTATGCCGTCTCATACTCATTGCCACGCAAAATAAGGTCCTTTTCGCCCTCAGATTCATTGTCACTTGCATTGGATTTGTGTGGGCGACTTTTG CTGCCATGATATTCCTTGGAGACAGTCAACCAAGCACTAGGAAAGCTTTGGCAGTATATCCAATATTTCTCTTCTACTTTGTTATATCTTGGCTCATTATCTCACATTCTAATGTATGA